CGAAGATGTCACCGAACGCAGCGGACTGAGGGGCGAAGGATATTCGTTCGGCGCCGCGGTCGGCGACTACGATCGTGACGGCTTTCAGGATCTGTTCGTCACGCGCTTTGGCGGGGCGACGCTCTATCGCAACAAAGGAAACGGGACTTTCGAGGATACGACCCAAAAGGCCGGGATCGCGATCGACGGTTGGCCGACCTCGGCGGGATTCTTCGACTTCGACCGCGACGGCCGGCTCGATCTTTTCATCGCGCGTTACGTCCAATGGAATTTCGAACTCGGCAAGATCTTCTGCGGGGATATGCGTCCCGGCTACCGGGCGTATTGTCATCCGGATAACTTCCGCCCATCGACCAACGTTCTGCTTCGGCAAAAACCCGACGGCACATTTGAGAACGTCAGCGAACGATCGAAGGTCGCCGATTCGAAGGGCAAAGCGCTGGGCGTCGCGTTCGGAGATTTTGACGACGATGGCCTGACCGATGTTTTTGTCGCGAATGACAACTACGAACAACAGCTGTTTCGTAACAACGGCGACGGAACTTTTGAGAATGTCGCATTGCCGGCCGGCGTGGCCTACGACGAACGAGGCCGCAGATTCGCGGGAATGGGCATCGATATCGCCGACTACGACCTTGACGGGCGGCAGGATGTGATCATCACCGCGCTTTCGAACGAGACCTATCCGCTCTACCGCAACGTCGGCGAAATGGCCTTTGATTACGTCACGCAAACCAGCGGCGTGGCGCAGATCTCGATCCTTGGCGCGGGTTGGGGAATCAAATGGATGGATGCCGACAACGACGGACGGCGCGACTTATTCGTCGCGCAGAGCCACGTCCTCGACACGATCGAGAAAACGACGACGTTCATCAAGTACAAACAAACGCCGCTCCTGATGAGAAACACCGAAAAAGGCTTTCAGAACGTATCATTCGCCGCCGGCGAAGCCTTTCAAAGAGATTTTTCGGCGCGCGGCCTGGCAGTCGGCGATCTCGATAATGACGGCGACATCGATATCGTTCTGACGCAGACCGACGGACAACCGCTGGTGCTCCGCAACAACGGCACGAAAAATCACTGGATCGGTTTCGATCTGCGGGGTGACAAGAGCGCGCCGAATGGCGACGGCGCCCGGGTGACTCTCAGCGAAAGCGGTGGTCGGCGCCAGATCGTCGATGCTTCGAACTCGGGCAGCTATCTTTCGGCCCACGATCACCGGATTCATTTCGGAATTGGTTCCGGGACAAGCGTGAAGTCCGTTGAGATACGTTGGCCGAGCGGGAAGATCCAACTTCTGGAAGCACCGGAAATCGACAAGTATCATCTTGTGAAGGAAAAATGATCATGAAGACAGTCCTTTTTGTAATCTGCCTCGCGTTGCTTTTTGTGACCGCCGTGTTTGCGCAGGACGACCCGCAAGGCGGCGTGTCGACGGGCGAGGCGAAAGTCTATACGTCGCGCCGGACGACCGGTATCGTCGATGACAAGGCCGCGCGTGTTTTCGAGAACGTCACGGCCGGCACGCCGCTCAAGGATTTTCGATGCGTTTCCGGAGGGAAGGACAAGGAGTATATCCTCGAAGCGACCGCGTGCACGGTCGCGGTCCTGGACTTTGACAACGACGGCAAGCCCGATATCTTTCTTCTTAACGGTTCGACGATCAACGCTGAACTCGGCAAGGAAGCCGCGCCCAAGTCCGCGTTATACCGCAATCTGGGCGACTGGAAGTTTGAAGATGTCACCGCGCGGGCGGGCGTCGCCAACGAGCGCTGGGGGATGGGCGTCGCCGCCGGCGATTTCAACAATGACGGCTTCGCTGATCTTTTCGTCGGCAACTACGGCACTTCACGGCTCTATCAGAACAACGGTGACGGAACCTTTACCGATGTCGCCGAAAAGGTCGGACTGGCGGTCAAGGGTTGGCATACCGGCGCGAGTTTCGGGGATTACGATCAGGATGGAAGGCTCGATATTTTCATTCCCGCGTACATCGATTTCGATTTGAAAAAAATGCCGCCGTCGCCGCTCGATGTCGGCAAGGAAGGCAGCGGCGGGCGCAATTTCTGCCAGTTTCGCGGCCAGCCGGTGATGTGCGGGCCGCGCGGCTTGAAAGGCGCGAAGGACAAGCTATTCCGGCAGAAGGCGGACGGCACATTTGAAGAGGTCGGCGACAAGGTGGGCGTCAAGGACGACGGAAACTACTACGGCTTTTCGTCTGCCTTCGTCGATGTCGACGACGACCGTGATCTCGATCTGCTGGTCGTCAACGACTCTACCGCAAAGCAGCTTTACATCAATAACGGAGACGGCACGTTCGAAGAAACGGGTTACCCGTCCGGCATCGCGCTCAACGAAAACGGTCGTGAACAAGCCGGAATGGGGCTCGGCGTCGGCGACTATGACAACGACGGCCGCGTGGATTTCCACATCACCAATTTTTCCGATGATTCGAACACGCTCTATCGTAATGATGGCGAAACGAATTTCACCGACATCACGTTTCAGGCCGGACTCGGCGAAACGACGATTCCGTTTCTCGGTTGGGGAACGTCGTTCATCGATTATGACAACGACGGATGGAAGGACGTGATCGTTGCAAACGGTCACGTTTATCCGGTCGTCGACAAGTTCCAGTGGGGCACAAGCTGGGCGCAACAGGTTCTACTGTTTCAAAACAAGATGCCCGACGCGAAATCTCGTCAGATTCGATTCGAACGCGTCGCCGCGGCGCCGAAAAGCGGACTTGCGGAGTCGGTTTGCGGACGCGGGATGGCGGTCGCCGACTTCGACGTTGACGGCAAGATGGATGTCGTCGTCAGCAGTATGGACGGGACGCCGTTGCTGCTCCGGAACGTGAGTCCGCAGCAAAACAATTGGCTTGCGGTCAAACTTGTCGGAGACCCGGCGAAAAAGACGCCCCGCGACGGGATCGGCGCAACGGTCTTCGCGACGGTCGGGAAAGTCCGCCAGCGTTTTGACGTTGTAAGCGGCGCCGGCTACGCGTCGCAGAACGAACAACTCGTCCATTGCGGGCTCGGGATTGCCGAAAAGATCGATTTGCTGGAGATCTTCTGGCCCAACGGGCAGGTCGAGAAGGTTGAAGTTCCGAAGCTCAACACACGCCTCACCGTGAAACAAAAATGAACGGTAATTAGTTCTATCGTTATGTCATTGATGTCGGGCCGAATTGAAAAATCCGGCGAAAAGGTATATCAATGAACATCGTTTGCGCTGGTTGTGTTCAAGCAAGCGCCGCGAAAAGATGAAAAGAATCTACCTTCAACAGGCCAAAACGCAGATCGCCCGGCCAAACACGATCCGCGACATCAACAAGCAGATTGTCCTGAATTACGTCCGTGATCGGGCGCCGATCTCGAGGGCCGAGATCGCGCGCGAAACCGCGCTCCAGCGTTCGACCATCTCTGCGATCGTTGAGGATCTGCAGAAGGCCGGATTGATCGAGGAGATCGGGACCGGTGATTCGACGGGCGGCCGCAAACCCACATTGCTCAGGCTTTTAACGCAAACTCCGGTCGCGATCGGGGTCGATGTGGCGCCGCGGATCACGACCGTCGCGATCGCCGACCTTGCCGGCAACGTGCTTGAAATGGAACAGTTTCCGTCATTGCCCGATATGGAGCAGATGACGCGCGCCATCATCGAGCGAGTCGCCGCGTTCGCGCTAAAATACAAGAACGCCGAACTTGAGGTCGGCATCAGCGTCCCCGGAATTGCCGATCAAACTTCGGGAAACGTTGTTTACATCCCGTTTTTCGGTTGGAGCGACTGGAATATCGCCGATGCGATCACACACGAAACCGGCCTCTCGGTGACAGTTGAAAACGATGCCAACGCGATTGCCTTGGCCGAATTGTGGTTCGGCGAAGAGAAGATCCGCCGAACATCGAATTTCATCACGATCCTGGTCGCCGATGGCGTCGGGACGGGAATTATCTTCGACGGGCAGATCTACCGCGGTGAAAAGGGCGCGGCCGGCGAATTCGGGCATATGATCGTCGGCAAGAATGCTCCGGTTCCGTGCTCCTGCGGGAGCCGGGATTGTTGGGAGGCGCACGCTTCGGAGCGGGCTGTCCTCGGTCGCTATTTGAGCTACAACGGAAACGGCGAGTCGGTTGATCTTGATTTTGACGGTATTGTCAGATTAGCCGGGAACGATGACGCGCACGCGGTTAGGGCGTTTCGAGAAACGGCCGGATTTCTCGGAATCGGCATTTCGAACCTCATCGTCGGGCTTAGTCCGCAGGCGATCGTGGTCGCGGGCAAAGTTACCAAGGCTTGGCATTTGATCGAATCTGAACTCAATGATATCGCGGACCGCAGCGTTCGCCGCGGTTTACCGAAAACAACGATCTCGGCGTCGACCCTCGGCGATCTGCCGACGCTGATTGGCGCGCTGAGCTTGGTGCTTGCCCGAAAGTTCGCATCGGCAAGTTAAATTCGATAAATTTGTCATAATTGTAGAATTATTCTTGACACAAATTTAAGTTTAGGTTACAACTTTGTTTGCTCTCTCAACAAACTGAAATTTTCAGTGTGGAACATTGGAAAAGCAGCTTGGGAATTCCTTCGAGTTCTTTGAGGGAAGAGAGGGGAAATAGGCCATTCGGGAAGCGTGCGGTAACGTGAGTGAACCGCCATTGGCCGGAAGTCAGATAAACCACCAACCGAAATTACGGAGGAAGAGCGTGCGATTCTCGGGAATCACATAGTGTCGTTTTATAGTTTCAGGTTGGATTTGGCCATATTGGCCTGGAAAGAACGAAGTTTGGTTCTTAGTTAATTACGCGAAATCCAAAAAAAAAGAGAGGAGCGGGCGAAACGAAAGTCGAGCCCAAACGAGGTCTTACCAAATATGACTGATTCTGCAAACATCGCAAAATTATTAAGAACGCTGGCCGGGTCTTTGCTCGTGGTCCTGTCTGTTGCCGTTTTGGCAATGGCGCAGACCAATAAGGCGACGATTTCCGGTACGGTTACCGACTCTCAGGGCGCGGTCGTTGGCGGTGCGAAGGTTACGGTGAAGAACACCGCGACCGGCGTCGCCCGCGAAGTCACGACCGGCACGGAAGGATACTACGAGGTTCCTCTCCTTGAGATCGGCAGCTACAGCGTTACGGTTTCGAAACAAGGCTTTTCAACCGTAAAACGCGACAGCATCACTTTGCAAACCAGTACTGAAACCAGAGTCGACGTTCAGCTTCAAGTCGGAGAGATCACGAATGAAGTCATTGTTACGTCGGAAGCTCCATTGGTTCAAACGGAAACGAGTGAGCGCGGCAGCGTTATTTCGGGACGTGAAATTACGGAACTTCCGATTTCGGGACGTAACTTCACGCAGTTGGCGACTTTGAC
The DNA window shown above is from Acidobacteriota bacterium and carries:
- a CDS encoding ROK family transcriptional regulator, with amino-acid sequence MKRIYLQQAKTQIARPNTIRDINKQIVLNYVRDRAPISRAEIARETALQRSTISAIVEDLQKAGLIEEIGTGDSTGGRKPTLLRLLTQTPVAIGVDVAPRITTVAIADLAGNVLEMEQFPSLPDMEQMTRAIIERVAAFALKYKNAELEVGISVPGIADQTSGNVVYIPFFGWSDWNIADAITHETGLSVTVENDANAIALAELWFGEEKIRRTSNFITILVADGVGTGIIFDGQIYRGEKGAAGEFGHMIVGKNAPVPCSCGSRDCWEAHASERAVLGRYLSYNGNGESVDLDFDGIVRLAGNDDAHAVRAFRETAGFLGIGISNLIVGLSPQAIVVAGKVTKAWHLIESELNDIADRSVRRGLPKTTISASTLGDLPTLIGALSLVLARKFASAS
- a CDS encoding CRTAC1 family protein, translated to MFPLFCGSILFAQTATPTPETTGKSYDLSEVKRPATAAPQFPSPVTFSDITAATKIDFRHVASPTTLKYLPETMSAGVALIDFDNNGLLDVFLTNGALIEEKMPSGKNPEKIDPKYWNRLYRQLSDGTFEDVTERSGLRGEGYSFGAAVGDYDRDGFQDLFVTRFGGATLYRNKGNGTFEDTTQKAGIAIDGWPTSAGFFDFDRDGRLDLFIARYVQWNFELGKIFCGDMRPGYRAYCHPDNFRPSTNVLLRQKPDGTFENVSERSKVADSKGKALGVAFGDFDDDGLTDVFVANDNYEQQLFRNNGDGTFENVALPAGVAYDERGRRFAGMGIDIADYDLDGRQDVIITALSNETYPLYRNVGEMAFDYVTQTSGVAQISILGAGWGIKWMDADNDGRRDLFVAQSHVLDTIEKTTTFIKYKQTPLLMRNTEKGFQNVSFAAGEAFQRDFSARGLAVGDLDNDGDIDIVLTQTDGQPLVLRNNGTKNHWIGFDLRGDKSAPNGDGARVTLSESGGRRQIVDASNSGSYLSAHDHRIHFGIGSGTSVKSVEIRWPSGKIQLLEAPEIDKYHLVKEK
- a CDS encoding CRTAC1 family protein, encoding MKTVLFVICLALLFVTAVFAQDDPQGGVSTGEAKVYTSRRTTGIVDDKAARVFENVTAGTPLKDFRCVSGGKDKEYILEATACTVAVLDFDNDGKPDIFLLNGSTINAELGKEAAPKSALYRNLGDWKFEDVTARAGVANERWGMGVAAGDFNNDGFADLFVGNYGTSRLYQNNGDGTFTDVAEKVGLAVKGWHTGASFGDYDQDGRLDIFIPAYIDFDLKKMPPSPLDVGKEGSGGRNFCQFRGQPVMCGPRGLKGAKDKLFRQKADGTFEEVGDKVGVKDDGNYYGFSSAFVDVDDDRDLDLLVVNDSTAKQLYINNGDGTFEETGYPSGIALNENGREQAGMGLGVGDYDNDGRVDFHITNFSDDSNTLYRNDGETNFTDITFQAGLGETTIPFLGWGTSFIDYDNDGWKDVIVANGHVYPVVDKFQWGTSWAQQVLLFQNKMPDAKSRQIRFERVAAAPKSGLAESVCGRGMAVADFDVDGKMDVVVSSMDGTPLLLRNVSPQQNNWLAVKLVGDPAKKTPRDGIGATVFATVGKVRQRFDVVSGAGYASQNEQLVHCGLGIAEKIDLLEIFWPNGQVEKVEVPKLNTRLTVKQK